GACCGGCACCAGGGATCCGGGGCGCGGATCGTGAGCTTCGCCGAAGCCGGAGGCATCGCCTCATGACCCCGGGGCGCCGGCTGCTGCGCCTGGCTTCGCTGGGGGCGGCCCTGGTGGCGTGGCAGCTGCTGACTTCGCTGGACGTGGAACTCTGGCTCCGGTTCGGGCAGTTCCCGACGGTGGGGGAGGTCGCGGCGAAGCTCGCCGAGCGGGCGTCGACCGGTCCGTACTGGCAGGACCTCGTCTCCAGCCTGAGCCGGATCGTGTCGGGCTTCGCGCTGGCGGCGGTGCTGGGGGTGGCGGTGGGCACGGCGATCGCCCGCTCGCGGGTGGCGGCGGACGTGCTCGGCCCGGTGCTGGAGGTACTGCGCCCGATCCCGGCGATCGCGCTCGTCCCGGTCGCGATCCTCCTCTTCCCCTCGAACGAGCAGGGGATCGTGTTCATCACGTGCACGGCGGCGTTCTTCCCCGTCCTGGTGTCGACCCGCCACGCGGTGGCGGCGTTGTCCCCGGTCTGGGAGGAGGCGGTCCTGACGATGGGCGGGGGCCGGGGGCGGATCCTGCTGTCGGTGGTCCTGCCCGGGGCGCTCCCCGGGATCTTCGGCGGCCTGTCGGTCGGCATCGGGGTCGGGTGGATCTGCGTGATCTCGGCGGAGATGATCTCGGGCGAGTACGGGGTGGGCTACCGCACGTGGCAGGACTACACGGTGGTGGACTACCCGGGGGTCTTCGTCGGCATGGCCACGATCGGCGCGCTGGGCTGGCTGACCTCGACGGCGGTGGAACGCCTGGGCCGCCGCCTGACGCGATGGCTCCCGACCCGCACCGAGCGCCCCTCCGCAGGGCCGCCCGCTGCCACCGCAGCCGCCGCCCGGGGGGCGAACCCCCGCCGCCCGACCCCGGAACCGGCCGTTCCGTGACCCCGCGCCCCCATCGCCGGGGCCGGCGCCGCCGACCGGCATTCGACTCGTCGCAGGAGGTCCCCCGATGTCCGCATCAGCGGCCGTACTCGCCACCACCACCGCACCTCCCGGCGCAGCCCTCCGGCTGAAGGGGGTTCGGCTCGGACGCGCCGGCGGCCCGGCCGTCCTCGAAGGGCTCGACCTCGACATCCGGCCCGGCGAGGTGCTGGCCGTCGTCGGGCCCTCCGGATGCGGGAAGTCCACGCTGCTGCGCACCCTGGCCGGGCTGCTGCCCCCGCTCTCCGGCACGGTCACGCAGGACGGAACCCCGATCACCCGGCCCGACGCCGACCGGGCGCTCATCTTCCAGGGCGACGCCCTGCTGCCTTGGCGCACCGTACGGGCGAACGTCGAACTGCCCCTCGCCATCCGGCGCGTGCCCCGCGCCGAGCGGCGGGGGACCGCCGAAGGGTGGCTGGCCCGCGTCGGCCTCGGCGACCACGCACACAGGCTCCCGCACCAGCTCTCCGGCGGCCAGCGCCAGCGCGTCCAGCTGGCCCGCGCCCTCGCCGCGCGCCCCCGCGCCGTCCTCATGGACGAGCCCTTCGGGGCGCTCGACGCCCAGACCCGCGCCGGCATGCAGGACCTCCTGGTAGACGTCCTCGCCGGCACCGGGGCGACGGTCGTCTTCGTCACCCACGACGTGGACGAGGCCCTCTTCGTGGGCGACCGCGTCGCGCTGCTCCACGCCGACACCGTGGTCGACGTACCGCTTCCCCGCGACCGGTCCGCCGATCATTCGGCCCTCCGCCGCCGGATCCTCTCCTCCCTCTGACCGCCGATCCCCGGCCACCGGCCCGGCCCCGGCCCCCGACCCCCCGACCCCCGAAGGGCAGCCCCACCATGGACATCCCCGCGATCGCCGACGCCGAGGAACTCTCCTGCGACGTCCTCGTCATCGGCGGCGGCACCGCCGGCACCATGGCGGCCCTGACCGCCGCCGGCCGCGGTGCGCGGGTCCTGCTGCTGGAGAAGGCGCACGTACGCCACTCCGGCGCCCTCGCCATGGGCATGGACGGGGTCAACAACGCGGTCGTCCCCGGCCGCGCCGAGCCCGACGACTACGTCGCCGAGATCACCCGCGCCAACGACGGCGTCGTCGACCAGTCCACCGTCCGCCAGACCGCCACCCGCGGCTTCGCGATGGTGCAGCGCCTGGAGTCGTACGGCGTGAAGTTCGAGAAGGACGAGCACGGCGAGTACGCGGTCCGCCGGGTCCACCGCTCCGGCTCGTACGTGCTGCCCATGCCCGAGGGCAAGGACGTCAAGAAGGTCCTCTACCGGCAGCTGCGCCGCCGCGAGATGCGCGAGCGGATCCGGATCGAGAACCGGGTGATGCCGGTCCGGATCCTCACCTCGCCCGAGGACGGCCGGGCCATCGGCGCGGCCGCCTTCAACACCCGTACCGGCGCCTTCGTGACGGTCCGCGCGGGCGCCGTGATCCTCGCGACCGGCCCCTGCGGGCGGCTCGGACTCCCCGCCTCCGGATACCTCTACGGGACCTACGAGAACCCCACCAACGCGGGCGACGGCTACGCCATGGCCTACCACGCGGGCGCGGCCCTCACCGGAATCGAGTGCTTCCAGATCAACCCGCTGATCAAGGACTACAACGGGCCGGCGTGCGCGTACGTCGCGAACCCCTTCGGCGGCTACCAGGTCAACCGGCACGGCGAGCGGTTCGTCGACTCCGACTACTGGTCGGGGCAGATGATGTCCGAGTTCGCGGCCGAACTCGCCTCGGACCGGGGGCCGGTGTACCTGAAGCTCAGCCACCTCCCGGAGGAGACCGTCTCCTCCCTCGAATCGATCCTGCACACCACGGAGCGGCCGACCCGCGGCACCTTCCACGCGGGCCGCGGCCACGACTACCGCACGCACGACATCGAGATGCACATCTCGGAGATCGGACTGTGCGGGGGCCACTCGGCGTCGGGCGTGCGCGTCGACGACCACGCACGCACCACCGTGCCCCGGCTGTACGCGGCCGGCGACCTGGCCTCCGTACCGCACAACTACATGATCGGGGCGTTCGTCTTCGGCGACCTGGCGGGCGAGGACGCGGCGCAGTACACGGCGTACGAGGGCCCGCTCCCGGCGGACCAGGTGGCGGCGGCCCACGAGCTGGTCTACCGGCCGCTGCGCCGGCCGGACGGGCCGCCGCAGCCGCAGGTGGAGTACAAGCTGCGGCGCTTCGTCAACGACTACGTGGCCCCGCCGAAGACGGGCGCGAAGCTCTCGCTGGCCGTGGAGGCGTTCACCCGGATGAGCGGCGAGATCGAGGAGATGGGGGCGCAGACCCCGCACGAGCTGATGCGGTGCGCGGAGGTGTCCTTCATCCGGGACTGCGCGGAGATGGCGGCCCGGGCGTCGCTGGCGCGGACGGAGTCCCGCTGGGGCCTGTACCACGAGCGGCTCGACCACCCGGGGCGCGACGACGCGGGCTGGCTGCACCACCTGGACCTGCGCAAATCGGCCTCGGGGGCGATGGAGTTCACGGCCCGGCCGGTGGAGCCGTACGTGGTCCCCGTCCCCGAATTCACCCCGACGGGCGGGGCGTCGCGGCACCTGGGCGAGGTCGCACTGGTCGGCGTGGCGACGGCGGGCCCGCGCACGGCGACTCCCCGCGCAGCAGCGGCCTCCGCGGCGCGCGCAGCGCTCCCGGGGGCAGCTGCGGCTGCCTCCATGACCGCGGCCGGCGCAGGGCCCGAGCCCTCGGCCCCGGCGGCTGCGGCCTGCGCGACGGTCCCGGCCGGGGCGGCCGGCCCCTCGCCCCGGATCCTCGAACTGCTCGCCCTGGCCGAGGAGTCGCCGGACCTCGCGGCCCTGCGCCCGTACCTCACCGATCCCGATCCGGCGGTACGGGCCGCAGCCGTGGCCGTGATCGGCGAGACCGTCCCGGCGGGGGCGGGCCCGGAGCTGGCGGCCCGCCTCGGCGATCCGGATCCGGCGGTACGGGCGGCCGCCGCGGCCGCGCTGCGGGAGCTGCTCGAGGTCCTGCCGGCCGACGCGGAACTCGGGACCGCCCTGCGCGCCGCCCTGGGGGTCCCCGACCCGGCGGTCCGCTCGGCGGCGCTCGAAGCCCTGCGCGCGCTGCGTCTCGGGGACGCCGAGGCGTACGCGGAGTCCCTCGCGGACCCCGACCCGGAGGTCCGTATCCACGCGGTCCGGGCGCTGGTCTCGGTGGACGCCGTCCCGGCCCTCGCGCAGGCCGCGGGCGACCCGGCCCGGGAGGTCCGCGTGGCGGTGGCCAAGGGCCTCGCGGCGGTCCACTCCCCCGCCCCTGCCCCGCTGGACCCCCTCCTCTCGGACCCGGACCCGCTGGTCCGGGGCGCGGCCCTGGCGTCCCTGGCCGCCACGGGCTGCCCGGCGCCGTACGCCGCCACCGCCATCACGGCCCTGGCCGACCCGGCCTGGCAGGTCCGCGCGGGCGGAGCCACCGCCCTCTCGGCGGCCGACCCCGCCGCGGCGGTCGCCCCGCTGGCCACGGCCCTGAAGGACGACAACGCGGACGTCCGCAAGGCCGCCGTCCTCTCCCTGCGCACCCACCGCGCCACCCCCCAGGCCCGCACAGCCCTGGCCACGGCCACCTCGGACCCGGACGCCGATGTCCGCGCATATGCCAGCCGCCACTGACGGGGTCAACATCACGACCCCGTTCACACGTGGGGACGGTCCCGGAAGGATCCCCGGCGATACGCTGGACGGACTCACGAGACTCCGTCACATGGGAGCACTACCGATGAGCGTCGATCCCGAGGAAACCGAGCCGACATACCGCTGGCCCGTCCCGCCCGCGGGCGGCTGGACAGCAGACGACCTCGACCGGCTTCCCAACCTGCCTCCGCATACGGAGCTGATCGACGGGAGCCTGGTCTTCGTGAGTCCGCAGACTCGTTTTCACATGCGCGCCCTGAGGTTCTTCGAGCAGCAGCTTGAATCCGTGGTGCCGGAGGGGCTCGAGGTGATCAGAGAGTTCACGATCGACATCGACCGGCGCAACAGGCCCGAGCCGGACGTGATCGTCGCCGAGGAGGACGGCGAGGATCCGGACCAGACCCGGCTCCCCGCGTCGCTCGTCCGGCTGGCCATCGAGGTGGTCTCGCCGGAGTCGGTGGGCCGGGACCGCGAGACCAAGCCGATCAAGTACGCCCACGCCAAGATCCCGCACTTCTGGCGGGTGGAGAACAAGGAGGGCCGAGCCGTGGTCTACGT
The Streptomyces sp. NBC_01296 DNA segment above includes these coding regions:
- a CDS encoding ABC transporter permease — translated: MTPGRRLLRLASLGAALVAWQLLTSLDVELWLRFGQFPTVGEVAAKLAERASTGPYWQDLVSSLSRIVSGFALAAVLGVAVGTAIARSRVAADVLGPVLEVLRPIPAIALVPVAILLFPSNEQGIVFITCTAAFFPVLVSTRHAVAALSPVWEEAVLTMGGGRGRILLSVVLPGALPGIFGGLSVGIGVGWICVISAEMISGEYGVGYRTWQDYTVVDYPGVFVGMATIGALGWLTSTAVERLGRRLTRWLPTRTERPSAGPPAATAAAARGANPRRPTPEPAVP
- a CDS encoding ABC transporter ATP-binding protein, which encodes MSASAAVLATTTAPPGAALRLKGVRLGRAGGPAVLEGLDLDIRPGEVLAVVGPSGCGKSTLLRTLAGLLPPLSGTVTQDGTPITRPDADRALIFQGDALLPWRTVRANVELPLAIRRVPRAERRGTAEGWLARVGLGDHAHRLPHQLSGGQRQRVQLARALAARPRAVLMDEPFGALDAQTRAGMQDLLVDVLAGTGATVVFVTHDVDEALFVGDRVALLHADTVVDVPLPRDRSADHSALRRRILSSL
- a CDS encoding Uma2 family endonuclease; translated protein: MSVDPEETEPTYRWPVPPAGGWTADDLDRLPNLPPHTELIDGSLVFVSPQTRFHMRALRFFEQQLESVVPEGLEVIREFTIDIDRRNRPEPDVIVAEEDGEDPDQTRLPASLVRLAIEVVSPESVGRDRETKPIKYAHAKIPHFWRVENKEGRAVVYVYELDPATEAYVATGIFHDRLKVSVPFPMDLDLAAITPKRRSGE
- a CDS encoding fumarate reductase/succinate dehydrogenase flavoprotein subunit, with the translated sequence MDIPAIADAEELSCDVLVIGGGTAGTMAALTAAGRGARVLLLEKAHVRHSGALAMGMDGVNNAVVPGRAEPDDYVAEITRANDGVVDQSTVRQTATRGFAMVQRLESYGVKFEKDEHGEYAVRRVHRSGSYVLPMPEGKDVKKVLYRQLRRREMRERIRIENRVMPVRILTSPEDGRAIGAAAFNTRTGAFVTVRAGAVILATGPCGRLGLPASGYLYGTYENPTNAGDGYAMAYHAGAALTGIECFQINPLIKDYNGPACAYVANPFGGYQVNRHGERFVDSDYWSGQMMSEFAAELASDRGPVYLKLSHLPEETVSSLESILHTTERPTRGTFHAGRGHDYRTHDIEMHISEIGLCGGHSASGVRVDDHARTTVPRLYAAGDLASVPHNYMIGAFVFGDLAGEDAAQYTAYEGPLPADQVAAAHELVYRPLRRPDGPPQPQVEYKLRRFVNDYVAPPKTGAKLSLAVEAFTRMSGEIEEMGAQTPHELMRCAEVSFIRDCAEMAARASLARTESRWGLYHERLDHPGRDDAGWLHHLDLRKSASGAMEFTARPVEPYVVPVPEFTPTGGASRHLGEVALVGVATAGPRTATPRAAAASAARAALPGAAAAASMTAAGAGPEPSAPAAAACATVPAGAAGPSPRILELLALAEESPDLAALRPYLTDPDPAVRAAAVAVIGETVPAGAGPELAARLGDPDPAVRAAAAAALRELLEVLPADAELGTALRAALGVPDPAVRSAALEALRALRLGDAEAYAESLADPDPEVRIHAVRALVSVDAVPALAQAAGDPAREVRVAVAKGLAAVHSPAPAPLDPLLSDPDPLVRGAALASLAATGCPAPYAATAITALADPAWQVRAGGATALSAADPAAAVAPLATALKDDNADVRKAAVLSLRTHRATPQARTALATATSDPDADVRAYASRH